One Aphelocoma coerulescens isolate FSJ_1873_10779 chromosome 6, UR_Acoe_1.0, whole genome shotgun sequence DNA window includes the following coding sequences:
- the LOC138112613 gene encoding glutathione S-transferase omega-1-like isoform X2: protein MKQNRCRREKPFSLPSGWGWIGFWRVVDDAGRSTEGNLVPHQLLEALLINTPGPWGGAQPWVSYFHGSARGGCAVICKRREGEPREQLNSACRSWVGRAVSSRTDHRTSSPAQQRAAALPRAERVGREAGRGGAVPAALGPGGAERQSPPIAVAHRSHGSEPIASCRHVGRSLPQPGQGHEIININLKNKPEWYFEKNPAGLVPVLETSKGQLICESPITCEYLDEAFPGKKLMPSDPYERACQRMLLEDFSKITSLLFKHVLAVKDGQDTTALKAEIAEKFGKLEEGLSLGVEAECNVSLVEIQPWTMFCYWWCNATSVELQEVSGGFDAVLAT from the exons ATGAAGCAGAACAGGTGCAGGAGAGAGAAACCCTTCTCGTTACCCTCAGGGTGGGGTTGGATCGGGTTTTGGAGGGTGGTAGATGATGCAGGACGAAGCACTGAGGGGAACCTGGTGCCTcaccagctgctggaggcactgctTATAAATACACCTGGCCCGTGGGGTGGAGCTCAGCCGTGGGTATCCTATTTCCACGGGAGTGCCAGAGGTGGTTGCGCTGTTATTTGTAAACGAAGAGAGGGAGAGCCTCGAGAGCAGCTGAACAGTGCCTGTCGCAGCTGGGTGGGCAGGGCGGTCAGCTCACGGACAGACCACCGGACAAGCTCTCCCGCTCAGCAGAgggcagcagcgctgccccgggccgagagggtgggaagggaggcCGGGAGAGGAGGGGCGGTGCCGGCGGCGCTGGGGCCGGGCGGCGCGGAGCGGCAGTCGCCACCCATCGCAGTCGCCCATCGCAGTCACGGGTCGGAACCCATCGCGTCGTGCCGGCATGTCGGGCGATCACTCCCGCAGCCTGGGCAAGG CCATGAAATAATCAACATCAATCTGAAGAACAAACCTGAGTGGTACTTTGAGAAGAACCCTGCTGGGCTGGTTCCTGTTCTGGAGACCAGCAAGGGCCAGCTGATCTGTGAGTCCCCAATCACTTGTGAGTATTTGGATGAAGCATTTCCAGGGAAGAAGCTGATGCCTTCAGACCCATATGAGCGAGCCTGTCAGAGGATGCTCTTGGAAGACTTCTCAAAG ATAACATCCTTGCTTTTCAAGCATGTTCTGGCAGTCAAGGATGGACAGGACACCACGGCACTGAAAGCAGAGATTGCTGAAAAGTTTGGCAAACTTGAAGAG GGTTTATCTTTGGGGGTGGAAGCAGAATGTAATGTGTCCCTTGTAGAAATCCAACCCTGGACTATGTTCTGCTACTGGTGGTGTAATGCAACTTCAGTGGAGCTCCAGGAAGTGTCAGGTGGCTTTGATGCTGTATTAGCTACTTGA
- the LOC138112613 gene encoding glutathione S-transferase omega-1-like isoform X1, translating into MKQNRCRREKPFSLPSGWGWIGFWRVVDDAGRSTEGNLVPHQLLEALLINTPGPWGGAQPWVSYFHGSARGGCAVICKRREGEPREQLNSACRSWVGRAVSSRTDHRTSSPAQQRAAALPRAERVGREAGRGGAVPAALGPGGAERQSPPIAVAHRSHGSEPIASCRHVGRSLPQPGQGHEIININLKNKPEWYFEKNPAGLVPVLETSKGQLICESPITCEYLDEAFPGKKLMPSDPYERACQRMLLEDFSKITSLLFKHVLAVKDGQDTTALKAEIAEKFGKLEEVLSKRNTVFYGGDSVSMVDYMIWPWFERLEAFQLKDSLNHAPKLQRWVEAMKEDPAVKATITDPQTFKNYLQLYLKNSPEACDYGL; encoded by the exons ATGAAGCAGAACAGGTGCAGGAGAGAGAAACCCTTCTCGTTACCCTCAGGGTGGGGTTGGATCGGGTTTTGGAGGGTGGTAGATGATGCAGGACGAAGCACTGAGGGGAACCTGGTGCCTcaccagctgctggaggcactgctTATAAATACACCTGGCCCGTGGGGTGGAGCTCAGCCGTGGGTATCCTATTTCCACGGGAGTGCCAGAGGTGGTTGCGCTGTTATTTGTAAACGAAGAGAGGGAGAGCCTCGAGAGCAGCTGAACAGTGCCTGTCGCAGCTGGGTGGGCAGGGCGGTCAGCTCACGGACAGACCACCGGACAAGCTCTCCCGCTCAGCAGAgggcagcagcgctgccccgggccgagagggtgggaagggaggcCGGGAGAGGAGGGGCGGTGCCGGCGGCGCTGGGGCCGGGCGGCGCGGAGCGGCAGTCGCCACCCATCGCAGTCGCCCATCGCAGTCACGGGTCGGAACCCATCGCGTCGTGCCGGCATGTCGGGCGATCACTCCCGCAGCCTGGGCAAGG CCATGAAATAATCAACATCAATCTGAAGAACAAACCTGAGTGGTACTTTGAGAAGAACCCTGCTGGGCTGGTTCCTGTTCTGGAGACCAGCAAGGGCCAGCTGATCTGTGAGTCCCCAATCACTTGTGAGTATTTGGATGAAGCATTTCCAGGGAAGAAGCTGATGCCTTCAGACCCATATGAGCGAGCCTGTCAGAGGATGCTCTTGGAAGACTTCTCAAAG ATAACATCCTTGCTTTTCAAGCATGTTCTGGCAGTCAAGGATGGACAGGACACCACGGCACTGAAAGCAGAGATTGCTGAAAAGTTTGGCAAACTTGAAGAG GTTCTGTCCAAACGCAACACGGTATTTTATGGTGGGGACTCAGTCTCAATGGTTGACTACATGATCTGGCCGTGGTTTGAACGTCTGGAAGCATTCCAGCTGAAAGA ctctttgAATCACGCCCCAAAGCTCCAACGCTGGGTGGAGGCCATGAAGGAGGACCCTGCTGTCAAGGCTACAATAACTGACCCGCAGACATTCAAAAACTACCTCCAGCTGTATTTGAAGAACAGCCCTGAGGCATGTGATTATGGGCTCTGA
- the LOC138112613 gene encoding glutathione S-transferase omega-1-like isoform X3, which yields MSGDHSRSLGKGSAAPGPVPAGLVRLYSMRFCPYAQRARLVLRAKGISHEIININLKNKPEWYFEKNPAGLVPVLETSKGQLICESPITCEYLDEAFPGKKLMPSDPYERACQRMLLEDFSKITSLLFKHVLAVKDGQDTTALKAEIAEKFGKLEEVLSKRNTVFYGGDSVSMVDYMIWPWFERLEAFQLKDSLNHAPKLQRWVEAMKEDPAVKATITDPQTFKNYLQLYLKNSPEACDYGL from the exons ATGTCGGGCGATCACTCCCGCAGCCTGGGCAAGG GCAGCGCGGCGCCGGGGCCCGTGCCCGCGGGGCTGGTCCGGCTCTACAGCATGCGCTTCTGCCCCTACGCGCAGCGGGCGCGCCTGGTTCTCCGCGCCAAGGGCATCAG CCATGAAATAATCAACATCAATCTGAAGAACAAACCTGAGTGGTACTTTGAGAAGAACCCTGCTGGGCTGGTTCCTGTTCTGGAGACCAGCAAGGGCCAGCTGATCTGTGAGTCCCCAATCACTTGTGAGTATTTGGATGAAGCATTTCCAGGGAAGAAGCTGATGCCTTCAGACCCATATGAGCGAGCCTGTCAGAGGATGCTCTTGGAAGACTTCTCAAAG ATAACATCCTTGCTTTTCAAGCATGTTCTGGCAGTCAAGGATGGACAGGACACCACGGCACTGAAAGCAGAGATTGCTGAAAAGTTTGGCAAACTTGAAGAG GTTCTGTCCAAACGCAACACGGTATTTTATGGTGGGGACTCAGTCTCAATGGTTGACTACATGATCTGGCCGTGGTTTGAACGTCTGGAAGCATTCCAGCTGAAAGA ctctttgAATCACGCCCCAAAGCTCCAACGCTGGGTGGAGGCCATGAAGGAGGACCCTGCTGTCAAGGCTACAATAACTGACCCGCAGACATTCAAAAACTACCTCCAGCTGTATTTGAAGAACAGCCCTGAGGCATGTGATTATGGGCTCTGA